In one window of Pseudomonas benzenivorans DNA:
- a CDS encoding response regulator transcription factor translates to MSDEPLFDGEEQPHLLLVDDDPTFTRVMARAMSSRGLRVSTAGSAEEGLVLAQQDLPDYAVVDLKMEGDSGLVLLPKLLELDAEMRVVILTGYSSIATAVEAIKRGACNYLCKPADADDVLAALLTQHADLDSLVPDNPMSVDRLQWEHIQRVLAEHEGNISATARALGMHRRTLQRKLQKRPVRR, encoded by the coding sequence ATGAGTGACGAGCCGCTGTTCGATGGCGAAGAGCAACCCCACCTGTTGCTGGTCGACGACGACCCGACCTTCACCCGGGTCATGGCCCGGGCCATGAGCAGCCGCGGCCTGCGGGTGTCCACCGCCGGCTCGGCCGAGGAGGGCCTGGTCCTGGCCCAGCAGGACCTGCCGGACTACGCCGTGGTCGACCTGAAGATGGAGGGCGACTCCGGCCTGGTGCTGCTGCCCAAGCTGCTGGAGCTGGATGCCGAGATGCGCGTGGTGATCCTCACCGGCTATTCGAGCATCGCCACCGCGGTGGAGGCGATCAAGCGCGGCGCCTGCAACTACCTGTGCAAGCCGGCCGATGCCGACGACGTGCTGGCCGCGCTGCTGACCCAGCATGCCGACCTCGACAGCCTGGTGCCGGACAACCCCATGTCGGTCGATCGCCTGCAGTGGGAGCACATCCAGCGGGTATTGGCCGAGCACGAAGGCAATATCTCCGCCACCGCCCGGGCCCTGGGCATGCACCGGCGCACCCTGCAGCGCAAGTTGCAGAAGCGTCCGGTACGGCGCTGA